The Thermasporomyces composti region GTCGGCTCGCTGGGGTGGGTCCTCGACCCGATGAGTGACGCGACGGTCAGTGGCCGACGAGTGCCCGCAGCGACTGACGAAGCGAGCCCATGGTGGCCAAGACCGCGGTGGGCTCGTAGCCGCAGTGGGCCATGCAGTTGTTGCACCGTGGGTCGCGTCCTCGACCGTAGCGGTCCCAGTCGGTCTCCTCGATGAGCTCGCGATAGGTCTTGGCGTAGCCGTCGCTCATCAGGTAGCACGGGCGCTGCCAGCCCAGCACCGAGTACGACGGGATCCCCCACGCGGTGCAGGGAAAGTCGACCTTGCCCTCGAGGAAGTCCAAGAACAACGGCGAGTGGTTGAACCGCCAGCGGCGGCGGTTGCCGTTGGCGAACGCCTCCCGGAAGAGCGCTCGTGTCTGGTCGACGCCGAGGAAGTGCTCCTGGTCCGGCGCCTTCTCGTAGGCGTAGGCGGGTGAGACCATCATCTGGTCGACCTTGAGCTCGTCGTTGAGGAAGTTGAGGACCTCGATGACGCTGCGCGGGCTGTCGGTGGAGAAGAACGTCGTGTTGGTCGTCACCCGGAAGCCCTTCTCCTTGAGGAACTTCACGGCCGCCACCGCCTCGTCGAAGACGCCCTCCCGGCACACGGACTGGTCGTGACGTTCGCGCAGACCGTCGATGTGGACGGTGAACGTGAGGTAGCGCGAGGGTCGGAAGTCGAACCGGTCCCACCACTTCCGCAGCAAGACCGCGTTCGTGCACAAGAAGACGTACTTGCGCCGGGCGACGAACTCGTTCACCATCCGGTCGATCTCGGGGTGCATCAAGGGCTCGCCCCCGGCGATGGACACCATGGGGGCCCCGCACTCCTCGATCGCCGTGACGGCCTGCTCGACCGGCATGCGCTGCCGCAGGATGTTGGCCGGATGCTGGATCTTCCCGCACCCGGCACAGGCCAGGTTGCAAGCGAACAGCGGTTCCAGTTCCACGATCAAGGGGAACTTCGTGCGGCCCCGCAACCGCTGGGCGAGGAGATATCGGGCGATCCGCATGCTCAGGTGCAGTGGCATGCTCATGACCCGCGCACCTCCTTCGGCAAGGTGAAACGAATGTCCTCGCGGGTGACCTCGCGTTCGTGCACCTGAAGTGGGCCAAGGCCGCGCAGCGCGGTCACCACGTCGTCGACGAGCGCGCTGGGCGCGGACGCTCCGGCGGTCACCGCGACGGTGTTGGCGCCGCGGATCCAGTCCAGGTCCACGTCGAAGGAGTCGTCGACGAGGTAGGCGGGAGTGCCGAGCCGCCGGGCCGTCTCGACCAGCCGATTGGAGTTGGACGAGTTGGCCGAGCCCACCACGAGGACGACGTCAGCGTCGTGGGCGACCGTCCGCAGAGCCCATTGGCGGTTGGTCGTCGCGTAACAGATGTCGTCCGAGCCGGGAGCTCCCAGCAGCGGGAACCGCTTGCGCAACGTTTGAACGATCTCCTCCACCTCGTCGACCGCGAGCGTGGTCTGCACCAGGTAGGACACCCGGCTGGGATCCGGCACCTGCACTCGTTCCGCCTGCTCGAGGTTCTCGACCAGGATGGTCGAGTCCGGGCGCTCGCCCATGGTTCCTTCGGTCTCCTCGTGACCAGCGTGCCCGATGAACAGCACGGTGTCTCCGCGATCGGCGAACCGGCGGGCCTCACTGTGCACCTTCGCGACCAACGGGCACGTGGCGTCGATGACGGCAAGCCCGCGTTGCGCGGCGACATTCCGAACGTCCGGAGACACCCCGTGGGCGGAGAAGACGACGGTCGCGCCGTCGGGCACTTCGTCCAGCTCCTCGACGAACACCGCGCCGCGTTCCCGCAGGCGGCGCACGACGTGGGAGTTGTGCACGATCTGCTTGCGGACGTAGATGGGAGCGCCCCACCGTTCCAACGCTCGTTCGACGATGTCGATCGCGCGTTCCACACCAGCGCAGAAGGAGCGCGGCGAGGCGAGGAGCACCTGGCGGGGCCGCAGTGCCTCCCCCCACGCGCGCAGGACGGGGGCTACCGCGGCGAGGCCACGCAACGCCGTGCCGAGGTGGCCGATGGTGGCGGGACGCAGCAGCGGCTGGTTCGCCGGATCTGCGACGACTCGGACGCACGCGGTCGGTCGCGTGCCATGCCGCGCGAGCAACCACGCAGACTCCATGTCGACGGCGATCGCGCCGGTGGCGCGCAGCGCTTGGCGTTCGGCCCCCGTCACCACGTGGTCGGCGCTGATGACAGGCCCGGCGTGCACCCGCGCGCCGGTGCGTCGGACACTGGCCACGAGCAGCGGAGCGCTGGGACATGGAATGGTGACCCCGTCGGGCCCCCGGACTTCGGTTGCCACCACGACGTCGCCCGGCGCCAGGTCAGGGTCGAGCGCTCCGCCGATCCCGGCGACCGCGATCCCCATGGCGTCCCGGACACCGGGCCACTCGGCCGCCCGCTCCGCTCGGCGACGGCCAGCGCCGATACGCCGGACGGCGCCGGCCGGCAGGGCCCCGCGCAGGCATCGGGCCTCCGCGTGGGTCGGCGCACACACGACGTACGACTGCATGACCATCTCCTGAAAGGCTTCTGACGGTGTCCTCCGGTGCTCCGCCTCCTAGGCGGGTTCGTGAGGGCCGCGACGGCGGTCGGTGGTG contains the following coding sequences:
- the hpnH gene encoding adenosyl-hopene transferase HpnH translates to MSMPLHLSMRIARYLLAQRLRGRTKFPLIVELEPLFACNLACAGCGKIQHPANILRQRMPVEQAVTAIEECGAPMVSIAGGEPLMHPEIDRMVNEFVARRKYVFLCTNAVLLRKWWDRFDFRPSRYLTFTVHIDGLRERHDQSVCREGVFDEAVAAVKFLKEKGFRVTTNTTFFSTDSPRSVIEVLNFLNDELKVDQMMVSPAYAYEKAPDQEHFLGVDQTRALFREAFANGNRRRWRFNHSPLFLDFLEGKVDFPCTAWGIPSYSVLGWQRPCYLMSDGYAKTYRELIEETDWDRYGRGRDPRCNNCMAHCGYEPTAVLATMGSLRQSLRALVGH
- the ispH gene encoding 4-hydroxy-3-methylbut-2-enyl diphosphate reductase, whose amino-acid sequence is MQSYVVCAPTHAEARCLRGALPAGAVRRIGAGRRRAERAAEWPGVRDAMGIAVAGIGGALDPDLAPGDVVVATEVRGPDGVTIPCPSAPLLVASVRRTGARVHAGPVISADHVVTGAERQALRATGAIAVDMESAWLLARHGTRPTACVRVVADPANQPLLRPATIGHLGTALRGLAAVAPVLRAWGEALRPRQVLLASPRSFCAGVERAIDIVERALERWGAPIYVRKQIVHNSHVVRRLRERGAVFVEELDEVPDGATVVFSAHGVSPDVRNVAAQRGLAVIDATCPLVAKVHSEARRFADRGDTVLFIGHAGHEETEGTMGERPDSTILVENLEQAERVQVPDPSRVSYLVQTTLAVDEVEEIVQTLRKRFPLLGAPGSDDICYATTNRQWALRTVAHDADVVLVVGSANSSNSNRLVETARRLGTPAYLVDDSFDVDLDWIRGANTVAVTAGASAPSALVDDVVTALRGLGPLQVHEREVTREDIRFTLPKEVRGS